The proteins below are encoded in one region of Solenopsis invicta isolate M01_SB chromosome 8, UNIL_Sinv_3.0, whole genome shotgun sequence:
- the LOC105196960 gene encoding uncharacterized protein LOC105196960 isoform X1 produces MGTRAVAVAAAAGAAGMSGEAGLAGVPRLLEDLARLSEDKDSADIVFLLGRDETPVYAHRIILQARCKNFTAAKRIGTAGNPTPVRMPHAHPETFRQFIRYIYTGMIILQDSRIFEMLGLAQELGIEELWRSCEEHVSVTLSPGNACALLTAALEAQERVPGGKAACSSFIEKCFAFIGENAMDTVKTTAFCNLPKDALVKLISSDYLGLEEEDVWRAVLNWAKYQAGVTQPTQHWTEEERMRVCQHLSGVINHVRLLLIDSQVFAEEVEPTGAVPIEMSLERYEFFNPDRSSGSKFLRYRYAALPNKYSEVCSDKRLQPRVSPFLFPGSQILSRDKVGFQRVLNQWYGVSKQGWRLVYRASTHGYSAASFHRHCDNVCPTYVIVLGVRGEICGGFSDVPWGKTNSKAQYIASEKSFLFTLTNNQDVPPTKFDIVKKSFAICYHPDIGPIFGAGADLLISSNCNVNKESYSNLPHSYDGDHASNQLLMGDYHFSVIDYEVFTPSHPAPKSNH; encoded by the exons ATGGGAACCAGAGCTGTTGCCGTTGCGGCGGCGGCAGGTGCTGCTGGGATGTCTGGTGAGGCGGGATTGGCTGGTGTACCAAGACTGCTGGAGGATCTGGCGCGACTCTCTGAGGATAAAGACTCGGCTGATATCGTGTTCCTGCTAGGAAGGGACGAGACCCCTGTCTATGCTCACAGAATAATACTTCAAGCCAG gTGTAAGAACTTCACAGCCGCTAAAAGGATCGGCACAGCCGGTAATCCGACACCGGTACGAATGCCACATGCGCATCCAGAAACGTTCCGCCAGTTTATTCGGTACATTTACACCGGTATG ATAATATTACAAGATAGTAGGATTTTCGAAATGCTGGGTCTAGCGCAAGAACTTGGTATAGAAGAACTTTGGAGAAGTTGCGAGGAACATGTGTCTGTTACCTTAAGCCCCGGAAACGCGTGTGCACTTTTAACCGCTGCTTTGGAGGCTCAAGAACGAGTTCCag GTGGGAAAGCTGCTTGCTCATCTTTTATCGAGAAATGCTTCGCTTTTATCGGTGAAAATGCCATGGACACAGTGAAGACAACAGCATTTTGCAATCTTCCAAAAGAtgctttagtaaaattgatatcGTCTGATTATCTCGGTTTGGAGGAAGAGGATGTGTGGCGGGCGGTCTTGAATTGGGCCAAATATCAA GCAGGAGTTACGCAGCCCACACAACACTGGACCGAGGAAGAGCGCATGAGAGTATGCCAGCACTTATCCGGCGTAATTAATCACGTACGCTTGCTGTTGATCGACAGCCAGGTGTTTGCGGAGGAGGTAGAGCCGACCGGTGCGGTGCCGATAGAGATGTCGTTGGAGAGGTACGAATTTTTCAATCCCGATCGATCGAGCGGCTCGAAATTTCTAAG GTATAGGTATGCAGCTCTGCCGAACAAGTATTCAGAGGTCTGCTCCGACAAACGACTGCAGCCGCGTGTTAGCCCGTTCCTCTTCCCGGGCTCGCAGATTCTTTCCAGGGACAAGGTCGGTTTCCAGCGGGTCCTAAATCAGTGGTACGGCGTATCGAAACAGGGTTGGCGATTGGTTTATCG AGCGTCCACTCATGGCTACTCAGCGGCGTCTTTTCATCGGCATTGTGATAACGTTTGCCCGACATACGTAATAGTGTTG GGAGTGCGTGGCGAGATATGCGGAGGATTCAGCGACGTTCCGTGGGGCAAAACTAACTCCAAGGCACAGTATATCGCTTCGGAGAAGAGCTTTCTTTTCACATTGACAAATAATCAAGATGTACCACCGACAAAATTCGACATCGTGAAAAAATCATTCGCGATCTGCTATCATCCGGA CATAGGGCCGATCTTTGGTGCCGGAGCTGATCTACTTATATCGAGCAACTGTAATGTCAACAAGGAGAGCTACAGCAATCTCCCGCACAGTTACGACGGGGACCATGCGTCTAATCAGTTGCTCATGGGAGACTATCATTTCTCAGTAATTGACTATGAAGTTTTTACCCCCAGTCATCCTGCTCCCAAATCcaatcactaa
- the LOC105196960 gene encoding serine-enriched protein isoform X2 produces MGTRAVAVAAAAGAAGMSGEAGLAGVPRLLEDLARLSEDKDSADIVFLLGRDETPVYAHRIILQARCKNFTAAKRIGTAGNPTPVRMPHAHPETFRQFIRYIYTGMIILQDSRIFEMLGLAQELGIEELWRSCEEHVSVTLSPGNACALLTAALEAQERVPGGKAACSSFIEKCFAFIGENAMDTVKTTAFCNLPKDALVKLISSDYLGLEEEDVWRAVLNWAKYQAGVTQPTQHWTEEERMRVCQHLSGVINHVRLLLIDSQVFAEEVEPTGAVPIEMSLERYRYAALPNKYSEVCSDKRLQPRVSPFLFPGSQILSRDKVGFQRVLNQWYGVSKQGWRLVYRASTHGYSAASFHRHCDNVCPTYVIVLGVRGEICGGFSDVPWGKTNSKAQYIASEKSFLFTLTNNQDVPPTKFDIVKKSFAICYHPDIGPIFGAGADLLISSNCNVNKESYSNLPHSYDGDHASNQLLMGDYHFSVIDYEVFTPSHPAPKSNH; encoded by the exons ATGGGAACCAGAGCTGTTGCCGTTGCGGCGGCGGCAGGTGCTGCTGGGATGTCTGGTGAGGCGGGATTGGCTGGTGTACCAAGACTGCTGGAGGATCTGGCGCGACTCTCTGAGGATAAAGACTCGGCTGATATCGTGTTCCTGCTAGGAAGGGACGAGACCCCTGTCTATGCTCACAGAATAATACTTCAAGCCAG gTGTAAGAACTTCACAGCCGCTAAAAGGATCGGCACAGCCGGTAATCCGACACCGGTACGAATGCCACATGCGCATCCAGAAACGTTCCGCCAGTTTATTCGGTACATTTACACCGGTATG ATAATATTACAAGATAGTAGGATTTTCGAAATGCTGGGTCTAGCGCAAGAACTTGGTATAGAAGAACTTTGGAGAAGTTGCGAGGAACATGTGTCTGTTACCTTAAGCCCCGGAAACGCGTGTGCACTTTTAACCGCTGCTTTGGAGGCTCAAGAACGAGTTCCag GTGGGAAAGCTGCTTGCTCATCTTTTATCGAGAAATGCTTCGCTTTTATCGGTGAAAATGCCATGGACACAGTGAAGACAACAGCATTTTGCAATCTTCCAAAAGAtgctttagtaaaattgatatcGTCTGATTATCTCGGTTTGGAGGAAGAGGATGTGTGGCGGGCGGTCTTGAATTGGGCCAAATATCAA GCAGGAGTTACGCAGCCCACACAACACTGGACCGAGGAAGAGCGCATGAGAGTATGCCAGCACTTATCCGGCGTAATTAATCACGTACGCTTGCTGTTGATCGACAGCCAGGTGTTTGCGGAGGAGGTAGAGCCGACCGGTGCGGTGCCGATAGAGATGTCGTTGGAGAG GTATAGGTATGCAGCTCTGCCGAACAAGTATTCAGAGGTCTGCTCCGACAAACGACTGCAGCCGCGTGTTAGCCCGTTCCTCTTCCCGGGCTCGCAGATTCTTTCCAGGGACAAGGTCGGTTTCCAGCGGGTCCTAAATCAGTGGTACGGCGTATCGAAACAGGGTTGGCGATTGGTTTATCG AGCGTCCACTCATGGCTACTCAGCGGCGTCTTTTCATCGGCATTGTGATAACGTTTGCCCGACATACGTAATAGTGTTG GGAGTGCGTGGCGAGATATGCGGAGGATTCAGCGACGTTCCGTGGGGCAAAACTAACTCCAAGGCACAGTATATCGCTTCGGAGAAGAGCTTTCTTTTCACATTGACAAATAATCAAGATGTACCACCGACAAAATTCGACATCGTGAAAAAATCATTCGCGATCTGCTATCATCCGGA CATAGGGCCGATCTTTGGTGCCGGAGCTGATCTACTTATATCGAGCAACTGTAATGTCAACAAGGAGAGCTACAGCAATCTCCCGCACAGTTACGACGGGGACCATGCGTCTAATCAGTTGCTCATGGGAGACTATCATTTCTCAGTAATTGACTATGAAGTTTTTACCCCCAGTCATCCTGCTCCCAAATCcaatcactaa
- the LOC105196960 gene encoding BTB/POZ domain-containing protein 9 isoform X3, translating into MGTRAVAVAAAAGAAGMSGEAGLAGVPRLLEDLARLSEDKDSADIVFLLGRDETPVYAHRIILQARCKNFTAAKRIGTAGNPTPVRMPHAHPETFRQFIRYIYTGMIILQDSRIFEMLGLAQELGIEELWRSCEEHVSVTLSPGNACALLTAALEAQERVPGGKAACSSFIEKCFAFIGENAMDTVKTTAFCNLPKDALVKLISSDYLGLEEEDVWRAVLNWAKYQAGVTQPTQHWTEEERMRVCQHLSGVINHVRLLLIDSQVFAEEVEPTGAVPIEMSLERYEFFNPDRSSGSKFLRYRYAALPNKYSEVCSDKRLQPRVSPFLFPGSQILSRDKVGFQRVLNQWYGVSKQGWRLVYRASTHGYSAASFHRHCDNVCPTYVIVLGVRGEICGGFSDVPWGKTNSKAQYIASEKSFLFTLTNNQDVPPTKFDIVKKSFAICYHPEADLWCRS; encoded by the exons ATGGGAACCAGAGCTGTTGCCGTTGCGGCGGCGGCAGGTGCTGCTGGGATGTCTGGTGAGGCGGGATTGGCTGGTGTACCAAGACTGCTGGAGGATCTGGCGCGACTCTCTGAGGATAAAGACTCGGCTGATATCGTGTTCCTGCTAGGAAGGGACGAGACCCCTGTCTATGCTCACAGAATAATACTTCAAGCCAG gTGTAAGAACTTCACAGCCGCTAAAAGGATCGGCACAGCCGGTAATCCGACACCGGTACGAATGCCACATGCGCATCCAGAAACGTTCCGCCAGTTTATTCGGTACATTTACACCGGTATG ATAATATTACAAGATAGTAGGATTTTCGAAATGCTGGGTCTAGCGCAAGAACTTGGTATAGAAGAACTTTGGAGAAGTTGCGAGGAACATGTGTCTGTTACCTTAAGCCCCGGAAACGCGTGTGCACTTTTAACCGCTGCTTTGGAGGCTCAAGAACGAGTTCCag GTGGGAAAGCTGCTTGCTCATCTTTTATCGAGAAATGCTTCGCTTTTATCGGTGAAAATGCCATGGACACAGTGAAGACAACAGCATTTTGCAATCTTCCAAAAGAtgctttagtaaaattgatatcGTCTGATTATCTCGGTTTGGAGGAAGAGGATGTGTGGCGGGCGGTCTTGAATTGGGCCAAATATCAA GCAGGAGTTACGCAGCCCACACAACACTGGACCGAGGAAGAGCGCATGAGAGTATGCCAGCACTTATCCGGCGTAATTAATCACGTACGCTTGCTGTTGATCGACAGCCAGGTGTTTGCGGAGGAGGTAGAGCCGACCGGTGCGGTGCCGATAGAGATGTCGTTGGAGAGGTACGAATTTTTCAATCCCGATCGATCGAGCGGCTCGAAATTTCTAAG GTATAGGTATGCAGCTCTGCCGAACAAGTATTCAGAGGTCTGCTCCGACAAACGACTGCAGCCGCGTGTTAGCCCGTTCCTCTTCCCGGGCTCGCAGATTCTTTCCAGGGACAAGGTCGGTTTCCAGCGGGTCCTAAATCAGTGGTACGGCGTATCGAAACAGGGTTGGCGATTGGTTTATCG AGCGTCCACTCATGGCTACTCAGCGGCGTCTTTTCATCGGCATTGTGATAACGTTTGCCCGACATACGTAATAGTGTTG GGAGTGCGTGGCGAGATATGCGGAGGATTCAGCGACGTTCCGTGGGGCAAAACTAACTCCAAGGCACAGTATATCGCTTCGGAGAAGAGCTTTCTTTTCACATTGACAAATAATCAAGATGTACCACCGACAAAATTCGACATCGTGAAAAAATCATTCGCGATCTGCTATCATCCGGA GGCCGATCTTTGGTGCCGGAGCTGA
- the LOC105196949 gene encoding probable small nuclear ribonucleoprotein E, producing the protein MSYKGPQKVQKVMVQPINLIFRYLQNRSRVQVWLFENVNLRIEGHIVGFDEYMNLVLDDAEEYHQKTKNRKPLGRIMLKGDNITLIQNTNPTAN; encoded by the coding sequence ATGTCGTACAAGGGGCCGCAGAAAGTCCAGAAGGTGATGGTGCAACCCATCAACTTGATATTTCGCTACCTACAGAACCGTTCGCGCGTACAGGTCTGGTTGTTCGAGAACGTGAATCTGCGGATTGAAGGGCATATCGTCGGCTTCGACGAGTACATGAACTTGGTGTTGGACGACGCCGAGGAGTACCATCAGAAGACGAAAAACAGGAAGCCACTCGGACGGATTATGCTTAAAGGCGACAACATCACTTTAATACAGAACACCAATCCCACGGCGAACTAA
- the LOC120358597 gene encoding uncharacterized protein LOC120358597, whose translation MDKNKEQTTSTSSVSGLEYEKSYFLTEEDCRKIEEKFDNIKFPFLFGNIKHRRRRELGIRDKMSFQNRSEAGLSTTQAYEDVQWYPFKNTDTVAGKMTESYLHHLTEAMKCQISAFHLLANAEFYHKKIGCEKTIKIWKRLDNVIPMCSKLKIDTVASIIGGYLVFDPDSLYFYIEFLETVKFYQEEEEKVKNLISEITSEFTNRFSTFSFRLARLQKTIKSISSKTFKQAFKHLPSGSSAE comes from the exons ATGGATAAGAATAAGGAACAAACGACTTCTACATCTTCCGTTTCTGGACTAGAATacgaaaaatcttattttctaaCCGAGGAGGACTGTaggaaaatagaagaaaagTTTGATAATATCAAATTTCCATTCCTTTTTGGTAATATAAAGCATAGACGTAGGAGGGAGTTAGGAATAAGGGATAAAATGTCATTTCAAAATAGATCAGAAGCAGGATTga GTACTACCCAAGCCTATGAAGATGTTCAATGGTATCCATTTAAAAACACTGATACAGTTGCAGGAAAAATGACAGAGAGTTATTTACACCATCTTACTGAGGCAATGAAGTGTCAAATTTCTGCATTTCATCTTCTAGCAAATGCTGAATTCTACCACAAAAAGATTGGATGCgagaaaactattaaaatatggaAACGATTGGACAATGTAATTCCAATGTGCTCTAAACTTAAAATTGATACAGTTGCAAGCATTATTGGAGGTTATCTAGTATTTGACCCagactctctttatttttatatcgaatttcTTGAGACAGTTAAATTTTAtcaggaagaagaagaaaaagttaaaaatttaatatctgaGATAACATCAGAATTTACAAATAGATTCTCAACTTTTTCTTTTCGCCTAGCTAGACTACAGAAAACGATTAAATCCATTAGTTCAAAAACATTTAAGCAAGCATTTAAGCATCTTCCATCAGGATCATCTGCAGAATAA